From Gimesia panareensis, the proteins below share one genomic window:
- a CDS encoding O-acetylhomoserine aminocarboxypropyltransferase/cysteine synthase family protein, producing the protein MDAEALKLATLCLHGGQEPDSATNSRAVPIYQTTSYTFNDTDHAARLFGLQEFGNIYTRLMNPTTDVLEKRLALLEGGAGALAVASGQAAESLAIMNIVESGQNIVSSSSLYGGTYNLFHYTFPKYGIGAKFVDQSDPENFRKAIDENTRAVYLEALGNPRCDVADFEAIAAIAHEAGIPVIVDTTLASPYLFRAFEHGADIVVASCTKFIGGHGTSIGGIIVEKGDFPWDNGKFPGLTEPDPSYHGLKFYETFGPMNLAYILKIRVQLLRDLGPAMSPFNAFQLLQGLETLHLRMDRHCENALAVAKFLESHPKVSWVNYSGLESHPSYKLAQKYLPKGSGAVFGFGIQGDTPEQQQANGIKLINSVKLFSHLANVGDSKSLIIHPSSTTHQQLTPEEQLSSGVTPDFIRLSVGTEDQEDIINDLKQALDQI; encoded by the coding sequence ATGGATGCCGAAGCATTGAAATTAGCGACTCTCTGTTTGCATGGCGGCCAGGAACCCGACAGCGCCACCAACTCCCGCGCCGTTCCCATCTATCAGACGACCTCCTACACCTTTAATGATACTGATCACGCGGCCAGACTGTTCGGCCTGCAGGAATTCGGGAACATCTACACCCGCCTGATGAACCCCACCACCGACGTCCTCGAAAAACGTCTGGCCCTGCTCGAAGGGGGCGCCGGTGCCCTGGCGGTCGCTTCCGGACAGGCAGCCGAATCTCTGGCGATCATGAACATCGTCGAATCCGGCCAGAATATCGTTTCCTCTTCCAGCCTGTACGGCGGAACCTACAACCTGTTCCACTACACGTTCCCCAAGTATGGCATCGGGGCGAAGTTCGTCGATCAGAGCGATCCCGAAAACTTCCGCAAAGCCATCGATGAGAACACTCGCGCCGTCTACCTCGAAGCCCTGGGCAACCCGCGGTGTGATGTCGCTGACTTCGAAGCCATCGCTGCCATCGCCCATGAAGCCGGCATCCCGGTGATCGTCGATACCACCCTGGCCTCCCCCTACCTGTTCCGGGCCTTTGAACATGGAGCCGACATCGTCGTTGCTTCCTGTACCAAATTCATCGGCGGTCACGGCACCTCGATCGGCGGGATCATCGTCGAAAAGGGTGACTTTCCCTGGGACAACGGAAAATTCCCCGGTTTGACCGAACCCGATCCGAGCTACCACGGTCTTAAATTCTATGAGACGTTTGGTCCCATGAACCTGGCCTACATCCTCAAAATCCGGGTCCAGCTCCTCCGCGATCTGGGACCGGCGATGAGCCCGTTCAATGCCTTCCAGCTGTTGCAGGGTCTGGAAACACTGCATCTGCGAATGGATCGGCACTGCGAGAATGCTCTGGCGGTCGCGAAGTTCCTGGAAAGCCATCCGAAGGTCTCCTGGGTGAACTACAGCGGCCTCGAATCGCATCCGTCCTACAAGCTGGCGCAGAAATATCTGCCCAAAGGCTCCGGTGCGGTCTTCGGCTTCGGCATCCAGGGGGATACCCCGGAACAGCAGCAGGCCAATGGCATCAAACTGATCAACAGCGTCAAGCTGTTCTCGCATCTCGCGAATGTGGGCGACAGCAAGTCGCTGATCATCCATCCGTCCAGCACGACCCACCAGCAGCTGACTCCCGAAGAGCAGCTCAGCTCGGGTGTCACCCCGGACTTCATCCGGTTGTCGGTCGGTACGGAAGATCAGGAAGACATCATCAACGACCTGAAACAGGCCCTGGATCAGATCTGA
- the glmM gene encoding phosphoglucosamine mutase, whose amino-acid sequence MMSERILSISGLRGVVGNGLTPDYLTRFAAAVGTIADQGTVVLSRDGRGSGQMVRHAVISGLLATGCKVIDADIATTPTCGVLVTHLKAAGGIQITASHNPIPWNGLKPFSPEGSVYNKEQGERLLDVLNNEKFNFVSWDQLGQLERYENAAGPHIERVLALIDQAAIQQRKFKVVLDCNHGSGGVATPQLLEALGCEVIVLGGTPDGNFAHTPEPLKENLTSLCEEVVKQSADAGFAQDPDADRLAIVDETGRYIGEELTLALGADYVLARTPGPIVVNGSTSRVTADIAAKYDCPFFRSYVGEAHVCAKMKQEKAIIGGEGNGGVIDPKVGYVRDSFVSMAYVLAGLAASKQTLSAWADSLPQYSIVKNKITCPREKVAEACQALEQHFDSATASSGDGLRLDWEDRWVQVRASNTEPIIRVIAEAPQNDEAQQLCEAAMEIVGSAVA is encoded by the coding sequence ATGATGTCGGAACGGATTCTGAGTATTTCTGGTTTACGGGGCGTCGTGGGAAACGGACTGACTCCGGACTATCTGACCCGCTTCGCAGCTGCGGTGGGGACGATTGCTGACCAGGGGACCGTGGTGCTGTCGCGAGACGGACGCGGGAGCGGCCAGATGGTGCGGCATGCGGTGATCTCGGGCCTGCTGGCGACCGGCTGCAAAGTGATCGATGCCGACATCGCGACGACGCCGACCTGCGGAGTGCTGGTGACGCATCTCAAAGCCGCGGGGGGCATTCAAATCACCGCCAGCCATAACCCGATCCCCTGGAACGGGCTCAAGCCGTTTTCGCCGGAAGGTTCGGTGTATAACAAAGAGCAGGGGGAGCGGCTGCTGGATGTGCTCAACAATGAGAAGTTCAACTTTGTCTCCTGGGACCAGTTGGGGCAGTTGGAGCGCTACGAAAACGCTGCCGGTCCGCATATCGAGCGGGTGCTGGCGCTGATCGACCAAGCGGCGATTCAGCAGCGGAAGTTCAAAGTGGTACTGGACTGCAACCATGGTTCCGGTGGTGTCGCGACGCCGCAGCTGCTGGAAGCACTGGGCTGTGAAGTGATCGTGCTGGGCGGCACGCCGGACGGCAATTTCGCCCACACACCCGAGCCGCTGAAGGAGAACCTGACGTCGCTGTGTGAAGAGGTGGTCAAGCAGAGTGCGGATGCAGGTTTTGCACAGGATCCCGATGCGGACCGGCTGGCGATTGTGGATGAGACGGGGCGGTACATTGGCGAAGAGCTGACGCTGGCCCTCGGTGCCGACTACGTGCTGGCCCGGACTCCGGGTCCGATTGTCGTGAATGGTTCCACCAGCCGGGTGACGGCGGACATTGCGGCGAAGTACGATTGTCCCTTCTTCCGCTCCTATGTGGGCGAAGCGCATGTCTGTGCGAAGATGAAGCAGGAAAAGGCGATCATCGGCGGCGAAGGGAACGGCGGGGTGATCGATCCCAAGGTCGGTTATGTGCGGGACAGTTTTGTGAGTATGGCTTACGTGCTGGCGGGTCTGGCGGCTTCGAAACAGACGCTGTCCGCCTGGGCTGATTCGCTGCCGCAATACAGCATTGTGAAGAATAAAATCACCTGTCCCCGCGAAAAGGTAGCCGAAGCGTGCCAGGCACTGGAACAGCACTTCGACTCGGCAACTGCATCCTCGGGGGATGGACTGCGTCTGGACTGGGAAGACCGCTGGGTGCAGGTGCGGGCGAGCAACACGGAGCCGATCATCCGGGTCATCGCGGAGGCACCACAAAATGACGAGGCACAGCAGTTGTGCGAAGCGGCAATGGAGATCGTGGGCTCGGCTGTGGCCTGA
- a CDS encoding ion transporter, whose product MQKLKNIIEDTDTPAGKVFDVVIQALIILSLVGFSIETLPNLPVEYRRMLRITEIVCVVIFTFEYIARIIVASNKRAFIFSFFGIVDALAILPFYLATSLDLRSLRSFRLLRLIRILKLARYNAAAKRFHRAFLIAKEEIALFLFASLIVLYLAAVGIYHFEYPAQPEAFSSVFHSLWWAVTTLTTVGYGDMYPITAGGKFFTFLILVIGLGIVSVPAGLVASALSKAREMEDKELEIQPGE is encoded by the coding sequence ATGCAAAAGCTCAAAAATATCATTGAGGATACGGATACTCCTGCAGGCAAAGTTTTTGATGTTGTGATACAGGCCTTGATCATACTCTCCTTAGTAGGCTTTTCTATTGAGACATTACCAAACCTGCCAGTTGAATACAGAAGGATGTTGAGAATCACGGAAATCGTATGCGTAGTGATCTTTACATTTGAGTATATCGCAAGAATCATCGTTGCGTCGAACAAACGAGCTTTCATTTTTTCATTCTTTGGAATCGTTGATGCACTGGCGATACTCCCATTTTACCTGGCGACAAGTCTCGATCTGCGGTCGCTAAGGTCATTCAGGCTACTCCGTCTGATTCGTATTCTAAAGTTGGCACGGTACAATGCGGCAGCTAAACGGTTCCATCGGGCTTTTCTCATAGCAAAGGAAGAAATCGCCTTATTCCTTTTCGCATCATTGATTGTTCTCTACCTGGCTGCTGTGGGGATATATCACTTTGAGTACCCCGCTCAACCAGAGGCATTCAGCTCGGTTTTCCACAGCCTGTGGTGGGCGGTTACCACTCTGACTACAGTTGGATATGGGGACATGTATCCAATCACTGCTGGCGGTAAGTTTTTCACTTTTTTAATACTCGTGATCGGCCTGGGGATTGTGTCAGTTCCCGCTGGCTTAGTGGCATCTGCGCTTTCGAAGGCCAGAGAGATGGAAGATAAAGAACTTGAAATACAGCCTGGGGAATGA
- a CDS encoding APC family permease, translating into MTENAESPHNSVALKRSISLWKIVLYGVGTMLGAGIYVLISKIAGSAGMYVPLAFLISASIVSFSAFSYAELSSRLPVSAGEVAYVHAAFNRKSLSILVGLAVLTTGIVSAATISRGFVGYLNEFVAVNSAAAITVLVLSVGLLAAFGVDAAVGAVVAITFVELTGVLLVIAGGAAELVTVPLRFTEFVPPFDVGVWMTILFASFLAFYAYIGFEDMVNMAEEVTDVERTMPRAIILALAITTTLYILVSLVAVLTLPMDQLIHSQAPFTDIVREHGLVPPWLISAISLVAVLNGVMVQVVMASRILYGMGRQGIAPGILGDVHPRTQTPLWATGIATITVLVLALGFPIESLARGTSFVMLCVFTMVNAALIKLKRNPAPDELALICYPLFIPVLGAILSVLLLLMECIRHLGWYDGL; encoded by the coding sequence ATGACAGAGAATGCCGAGTCTCCCCATAATTCAGTTGCCCTCAAACGCTCCATCAGCCTCTGGAAGATTGTCCTCTATGGCGTGGGGACGATGCTGGGCGCGGGCATCTACGTACTCATCAGCAAAATCGCCGGCTCGGCCGGCATGTATGTCCCGCTGGCATTTCTGATTTCCGCGAGCATCGTCAGCTTCAGCGCCTTCTCGTACGCAGAACTCTCCAGCCGCCTGCCGGTCAGTGCCGGGGAAGTCGCCTATGTCCACGCGGCCTTTAATCGCAAATCGCTCTCGATCCTGGTCGGCCTCGCGGTATTGACCACGGGAATTGTTTCCGCCGCGACCATCTCTCGCGGGTTTGTGGGCTATCTCAACGAGTTTGTCGCTGTCAACAGCGCCGCGGCCATTACCGTGCTCGTTCTGTCGGTGGGACTGCTGGCCGCTTTCGGAGTCGATGCCGCCGTGGGAGCAGTTGTCGCCATTACCTTCGTCGAACTGACCGGCGTCCTGCTGGTCATTGCCGGGGGCGCTGCAGAACTCGTTACCGTTCCCCTGCGCTTCACTGAATTCGTGCCTCCCTTCGATGTCGGCGTCTGGATGACCATCCTGTTTGCCAGCTTCCTGGCCTTCTATGCCTACATCGGTTTCGAAGACATGGTGAATATGGCCGAGGAAGTCACAGACGTAGAACGCACGATGCCCAGGGCGATCATCCTGGCGCTGGCCATCACAACCACGCTCTATATCCTCGTCTCGCTGGTGGCTGTATTGACGCTGCCGATGGACCAGCTGATCCACAGCCAGGCCCCCTTCACCGATATCGTCCGCGAGCACGGCCTGGTCCCGCCCTGGCTCATCAGCGCCATCAGCCTGGTCGCCGTCCTCAACGGGGTGATGGTCCAGGTCGTCATGGCCTCGCGCATCCTCTACGGCATGGGACGACAGGGCATCGCACCGGGGATCCTGGGAGACGTCCATCCCCGCACCCAGACACCCCTCTGGGCCACGGGCATCGCCACCATCACCGTGCTGGTTCTGGCCCTGGGCTTCCCCATCGAATCCCTGGCACGCGGCACCAGCTTCGTGATGCTCTGCGTCTTCACCATGGTCAACGCCGCACTCATCAAGCTCAAACGCAACCCAGCACCAGACGAACTGGCACTCATCTGCTACCCACTCTTTATCCCCGTGCTGGGAGCGATCCTCAGTGTTTTGTTACTGCTGATGGAATGCATACGCCATCTCGGCTGGTATGATGGACTATAA
- a CDS encoding lysophospholipid acyltransferase family protein, whose protein sequence is MAEESKRLPPHRRNLVWITFQWILQGFFGLWLQYQSRHKERLPARGGGVLISNHQSFLDPLLIGLPLKRPISFMARDSLFRIPLLGALMRHTYVIPISRRSASSTSFRAAIENIENGNMVCIFPEGTRTDDGAVQRFKPGFLALLKRTDTGIYPIGIAGAFRALPRGAYFLHPRAVRVVYGEPIPAETVKEYCERGAEKELLALTHERVIECQRQAENWLDPESQK, encoded by the coding sequence TTGGCTGAAGAATCGAAACGACTTCCTCCCCATCGCAGGAACCTGGTCTGGATCACCTTTCAGTGGATCTTGCAGGGGTTCTTTGGTCTCTGGCTGCAGTATCAGTCGCGCCACAAAGAACGTCTGCCCGCACGAGGGGGAGGCGTGCTGATCAGTAACCACCAGAGTTTCCTCGATCCATTGCTGATCGGTCTGCCCTTAAAGCGGCCGATCAGCTTCATGGCGCGCGACTCGCTGTTCCGGATTCCGCTGTTGGGAGCGCTCATGCGGCATACGTATGTGATTCCGATCAGCCGACGTTCGGCCAGTTCGACCAGTTTTCGGGCCGCGATTGAAAATATCGAGAACGGCAACATGGTCTGCATCTTTCCCGAGGGGACCCGCACTGACGACGGTGCGGTTCAGCGATTCAAGCCGGGATTTCTGGCGCTGCTCAAGCGGACCGACACAGGCATCTATCCGATTGGTATCGCGGGAGCGTTTCGGGCGTTGCCGCGCGGGGCATATTTTCTGCATCCGCGGGCGGTACGCGTGGTCTACGGCGAGCCGATCCCGGCCGAGACGGTCAAAGAGTATTGTGAGCGGGGTGCCGAGAAAGAGCTGCTGGCCCTGACGCACGAACGGGTGATCGAATGTCAGCGGCAGGCGGAAAACTGGCTCGATCCCGAGTCGCAGAAGTGA
- a CDS encoding M20 metallopeptidase family protein produces MTGSGSGKVLFPAMSQSNGGTTMAQLDAKQFEQIVSFRRAVHAEPELSWHEHKTADRIAAFLDNLGISYRRGLAGTGIVAELPGENDLPCVALRADMDALPIQEETGLAFSSQVPGVMHACGHDGHSSMLLGAAALLVREKHRPAPIRFLFQPAEETGNGAKAMIEDGALDNVALIFGGHLDRHFTAGTVAVTDGPVNASSDQFHIKIQGQGGHAARPHEAIDSVVVGSLLVMALQTIVSREVNPAHPSVVTVGHFNAGSAPNVIASTAQLDGSIRAQEQSVRESLQQSIKRIAHSIGDLHNAQIDVSIDLGTPPLSNPPDIAELAREAVRGSLGDSALKKLEIANMGGEDFAYYMEKIPGCYVRFGSVLAGKEGFPAHSSRFDFDEQALHVGATYYHAVALAAGHHLVEQ; encoded by the coding sequence ATGACCGGTTCTGGATCGGGAAAGGTTCTGTTTCCGGCGATGTCACAAAGCAATGGAGGTACCACAATGGCACAACTGGATGCGAAACAGTTCGAGCAAATTGTCTCATTTCGACGAGCAGTGCATGCTGAGCCAGAGCTGAGTTGGCATGAGCATAAGACAGCAGATCGGATTGCGGCATTTCTGGACAATCTGGGGATATCGTATCGGCGGGGATTGGCTGGCACAGGGATTGTCGCAGAACTGCCCGGTGAGAACGATTTGCCCTGTGTTGCGCTGCGGGCTGATATGGATGCGTTGCCCATCCAGGAAGAGACGGGGCTCGCATTTTCGTCCCAGGTGCCCGGCGTGATGCATGCCTGCGGCCATGACGGTCACTCCAGTATGTTGTTGGGGGCCGCTGCTTTACTGGTACGGGAAAAACATCGTCCTGCGCCGATCCGATTCCTCTTTCAGCCTGCGGAAGAAACCGGGAATGGGGCGAAAGCGATGATCGAAGATGGCGCTCTGGATAACGTGGCACTGATTTTTGGTGGCCATCTGGACCGGCATTTTACAGCAGGAACAGTCGCAGTCACCGATGGCCCCGTCAACGCATCCAGTGATCAGTTTCACATCAAGATCCAGGGACAAGGGGGACACGCCGCCCGTCCACATGAAGCCATCGATTCCGTAGTCGTCGGCTCGCTGCTGGTGATGGCATTACAGACCATTGTCTCCCGGGAAGTTAACCCGGCTCACCCGTCGGTGGTGACGGTCGGGCATTTCAATGCGGGCTCCGCTCCAAATGTCATCGCATCGACAGCCCAGCTCGATGGCTCGATTCGCGCTCAGGAGCAGTCTGTACGCGAGAGTCTGCAGCAGTCGATTAAACGTATCGCGCATTCGATTGGAGACCTGCATAACGCGCAGATTGATGTCTCCATCGATCTGGGGACACCACCGCTTTCAAATCCGCCGGACATCGCGGAACTGGCCCGGGAGGCAGTGCGCGGTTCCCTGGGAGATTCTGCCCTGAAAAAGCTCGAAATTGCCAACATGGGAGGAGAAGATTTCGCGTATTACATGGAGAAAATTCCCGGCTGCTACGTCAGATTTGGAAGTGTTCTGGCTGGCAAAGAAGGTTTTCCTGCCCACTCCAGCCGGTTTGACTTTGACGAACAGGCCCTGCATGTCGGGGCAACCTATTACCACGCGGTTGCGCTGGCCGCGGGCCATCACCTTGTCGAACAGTGA
- a CDS encoding sialidase family protein — MRQLRPVNLFFQVFPLLLVCIGMNTFAHANPPENTTADQPGLVKQEFVYTDASFPSCHASTIVETPKGLVCAFFGGTHEKNPDVEIWVCRNEGDGWTAPVSVADGVESASKRYPCWNPVLFQPKPGTLLLFYKVGPNPSAWWGMLKVSHDNGKTWGPAKRLPDGFVGPVKNKPYLLSDGTLLCPASTEHNGWQLQMEWTPDLGKTWHRTGPLNDGYKIAAIQPSVLKYGDKLQILCRSKQGKLVEAWSDDNGRSWGEVTMTTLPNPNSGTDAVTLKDGRALLVYNPTQKGRSPLHVAISEDGKHWSTALVLEDQKGEYSYPAVIQTDDGKVHITYTWKRDLVKHVVLDPSQLKLKAID; from the coding sequence ATGAGACAGCTACGACCTGTGAACCTGTTTTTCCAAGTTTTCCCGCTTCTGCTGGTCTGCATCGGCATGAATACATTCGCCCACGCTAATCCGCCCGAAAACACCACCGCCGATCAGCCCGGGCTGGTCAAACAGGAGTTTGTTTATACGGATGCGTCGTTCCCGTCCTGCCATGCGTCGACGATTGTGGAGACGCCCAAGGGACTGGTCTGTGCTTTCTTCGGCGGGACGCATGAAAAGAATCCGGATGTCGAAATCTGGGTCTGCCGGAATGAGGGAGACGGCTGGACGGCGCCTGTGAGTGTCGCGGACGGCGTCGAGAGTGCATCGAAACGGTATCCCTGCTGGAATCCGGTGCTGTTCCAGCCCAAACCGGGCACGCTGCTGCTGTTTTACAAAGTCGGGCCCAATCCGAGTGCCTGGTGGGGGATGCTGAAAGTTTCCCACGACAACGGCAAGACATGGGGACCGGCGAAACGGCTGCCGGACGGGTTTGTCGGACCGGTTAAAAACAAACCTTATCTGCTCTCCGACGGCACGCTGCTCTGTCCGGCGAGTACCGAACACAACGGCTGGCAGTTGCAGATGGAGTGGACTCCCGATCTCGGCAAAACCTGGCACCGGACCGGTCCGCTGAATGACGGCTACAAAATCGCAGCGATTCAGCCTTCCGTGTTGAAATATGGCGACAAGCTGCAGATTCTCTGCCGGAGCAAGCAGGGGAAACTCGTCGAAGCCTGGTCGGACGATAATGGTCGCTCCTGGGGTGAAGTCACGATGACCACGCTGCCCAACCCGAACAGCGGCACCGATGCGGTCACGCTGAAAGACGGCCGCGCACTACTGGTTTACAACCCGACGCAGAAAGGCCGCAGCCCGCTGCATGTGGCGATTTCGGAAGACGGCAAGCACTGGTCGACCGCGCTCGTGCTGGAAGATCAGAAGGGGGAATATTCCTACCCGGCTGTGATTCAGACTGACGATGGGAAGGTGCACATCACCTACACCTGGAAGCGCGACCTGGTCAAACATGTCGTCCTGGATCCCAGCCAGCTCAAACTCAAAGCGATCGACTGA
- a CDS encoding GNAT family N-acetyltransferase, with amino-acid sequence MIRRFTDNDVDAVGQIWLDASLIAHDFVSADFWQADHEVMVSELLPGANGYVHETEGTIDGFVLVAPQQRSNYMGALFVSPQRQGRGIGTQLLDHIKARRGSLTTSVYKQNQRTVEFYKSRGFQVVGESVCEHTGCEEYELEWTGNPDQPRVS; translated from the coding sequence ATGATTCGCAGATTCACAGACAACGATGTCGACGCAGTCGGCCAGATCTGGCTGGACGCGTCTCTCATTGCCCATGATTTCGTTTCTGCCGACTTCTGGCAGGCGGACCATGAGGTGATGGTTTCCGAACTGTTGCCCGGGGCGAACGGCTATGTGCACGAGACAGAGGGCACCATCGATGGCTTTGTGCTCGTTGCGCCGCAGCAGCGCTCGAATTACATGGGGGCCCTCTTTGTCAGCCCGCAACGCCAGGGCCGCGGGATCGGCACTCAACTCCTGGACCACATCAAGGCGCGCCGTGGATCATTGACGACCAGTGTTTACAAACAGAATCAACGGACCGTCGAGTTCTACAAGTCCCGGGGCTTTCAGGTCGTGGGAGAATCCGTCTGTGAGCATACGGGCTGTGAAGAGTACGAATTGGAATGGACCGGGAACCCGGACCAGCCCAGAGTAAGCTGA
- a CDS encoding GNAT family N-acetyltransferase has product MSGQPITTRLRWPRAITLSNSETEAMIEIRRAREEDADAIREMFHLAYGDDYFYPQYYNVQSLKRMILSDDTLFLVAEDTKTGAILGTASVLLEVGAHADLVAEFGRLVVHPEGRGQGIGGKLMQARVEFVQDRLHVGMVENRSAHEFSQRISHQHGFHPVGLLPDKFKLGERESAALYVRHFGQALELRRNHPHLIPEIYPLARLALENCQLTCDAIIEAEPRAYPHVEQFQIQEMESELYPVLLRFERGRIKQREIFGRMRLHYGLFQLRASHAQYLVAYRDDIMVGAIGYTVDENERTGKIFELVSLDDTPIYYLVSELVRRCQAEGQIDYLEADVNAYSPQMQQTFLENGFLPAAYIPAMVFNNVERLDVVRMVNLLTSWNGDSLQVYEVGRPVASLVDESLTLKNVLPQLIQTVKSAPLFAGLSEEQQQYVAASAELESLQAGEVLFRPDDPADKIRVIISGEVEIQNCHSQTVGTIGPDESLGDLASISDQTHRVSALVKAPGQAMLFSREELVQLVHTRPDIGMILFRNFSRELAEKLQRMNVHTLFKQD; this is encoded by the coding sequence ATGTCGGGGCAACCTATTACCACGCGGTTGCGCTGGCCGCGGGCCATCACCTTGTCGAACAGTGAGACTGAGGCCATGATCGAGATTCGGAGAGCCCGGGAGGAGGACGCCGATGCCATTCGTGAGATGTTCCATCTCGCCTATGGTGACGACTATTTCTACCCGCAGTACTACAATGTGCAATCACTCAAACGGATGATCCTCAGCGACGATACTCTGTTTCTGGTCGCGGAAGATACGAAGACAGGTGCCATTCTCGGGACAGCCTCGGTACTGCTCGAAGTCGGCGCTCACGCGGATCTTGTGGCTGAATTTGGTCGACTGGTCGTCCATCCGGAAGGGCGCGGCCAGGGGATTGGCGGAAAGTTGATGCAGGCGCGGGTCGAATTCGTGCAGGACCGGTTACATGTAGGGATGGTTGAAAATAGGAGTGCGCACGAGTTCTCCCAGCGTATTTCCCACCAGCACGGATTTCATCCCGTCGGCCTGCTCCCCGACAAATTTAAGCTGGGTGAACGGGAATCGGCTGCCCTGTATGTACGTCATTTCGGACAGGCACTGGAACTCCGGCGCAATCACCCTCACCTCATTCCGGAAATCTATCCCCTGGCCAGACTCGCGCTGGAGAATTGCCAGCTGACCTGTGATGCCATTATTGAAGCCGAGCCGCGGGCCTATCCGCATGTGGAACAGTTTCAGATCCAGGAAATGGAGTCGGAACTGTATCCTGTCCTGCTCCGGTTTGAGCGGGGACGTATCAAACAGCGGGAAATCTTCGGGCGGATGCGGCTCCACTACGGTCTGTTTCAATTACGTGCCAGCCACGCGCAATATCTAGTCGCCTATCGTGACGATATCATGGTGGGGGCCATTGGTTACACGGTTGATGAAAATGAGCGGACCGGAAAAATCTTTGAACTGGTTTCCCTGGATGATACGCCCATATATTACCTGGTTTCCGAACTGGTCCGTCGCTGCCAGGCAGAAGGTCAGATCGACTACCTGGAAGCGGACGTCAACGCATATTCGCCTCAAATGCAGCAGACATTTCTGGAGAACGGCTTTCTGCCCGCAGCGTATATTCCGGCCATGGTCTTTAATAATGTAGAACGTCTGGATGTGGTGCGGATGGTGAATCTGTTGACGTCCTGGAATGGGGATTCGTTACAGGTTTACGAGGTCGGTCGTCCTGTTGCCAGTCTCGTGGATGAATCCCTGACTTTAAAAAACGTACTCCCGCAACTGATTCAGACTGTGAAATCGGCCCCGTTGTTTGCAGGCCTGTCGGAAGAACAGCAGCAGTATGTGGCAGCTTCGGCCGAACTGGAATCGCTGCAAGCAGGCGAGGTACTGTTTCGCCCGGATGATCCGGCTGACAAGATCCGGGTCATCATTTCTGGTGAAGTTGAGATTCAGAACTGTCACTCACAGACGGTAGGAACAATCGGTCCTGATGAATCGCTGGGGGATCTGGCTTCGATTTCCGATCAGACTCATCGGGTTTCTGCGCTCGTGAAAGCCCCGGGGCAGGCCATGCTGTTTTCCAGAGAGGAGCTCGTACAACTCGTTCACACCCGTCCCGACATCGGCATGATCCTGTTTCGTAATTTCTCTAGAGAACTGGCTGAAAAACTGCAACGCATGAATGTACACACACTCTTCAAACAGGACTGA